Genomic DNA from Fibrobacter sp. UWB10:
CCAATTTCTTAACATTATACACAAAATTATACATTTCAGCAAAAATTCGCAGATTTTGTATAGAAATACTATTCTCCACCGCCCTGTAGTAGAATATATTTAGAGTACTATGAAATCTGTAATTGAATACGAAGACTATCGTTTATTCATGAACGATTACTACGAATGGAAAAAGCGGACCTCCGCTTTTTCGTGGAGAGAATTTACCAAGAAAGGTGGGTTCACCTCCCCCAATTACATGAAGCTCGTTTGCGAAGGCAAGAGCGGATTGTCTAAAACGGGAATCGAACGCGCCGCCGACGCCATGGACCTCATTGGCGCCGAACGCGAGTACTTTAGGCAACTCGTCAAATTCGGACAATCCAAGAGAGACGCCGACAAAAAGGCAGCTTACTCCGAAATGAAAGAAATCGCCAGCGCCCACAAAGTCCGCGTTCTTGAAGGCGAATCAGTTTCCTTTTATGAATCGTGGAAGTACCCCGTGCTGCGTGAGCTAGCACCCATGATGCCGGGTGCCAAGCCGTTCGATATCGCCAAAGCGTGCGGCAACGCATTTTCTGCCGAAGAAATCCGCAACGCACTTGCATTTTTAACTCGCGCAAAATTTCTGAAAAAGACGGCTAATGACACCTACGAACAAGTAGAGCGATCGCTCCAGATGTCAGTTGCCGCCATGCCAACACTCGTTCGTGAAATGCACAAGGAAATGGCGGACTTCGCCAAAGACGCCATTGAGAAATACCCTGTAGAAGAACGAAACTTCACCGGCATTACCATGGGCATCGATGATGAAGACTATGCCGAAATTTTAAAAGAACTCGAAGCGTGTCGCAAGAGAATCATCTCTATCGCAACCGCCAAGAAAGGCGGCAACCGCGTGTATCGATTGAACATGCAGCTATTTCCGCTTACAGACAAAGTTCAAAACATTAAAACATCTCAAAAAAAATAGGGGGCACAACTATGAAGAACAAACTATTTATTTCTGCAGCGACCATAATCGCACTGACAGCCTGTTCCGATTCGGACAAAGCCGCAGGCGGCTCCATCGAAGACAACAACGCCTCTTTAGATGAATGGTTCAACTACGGTTCGGATTGGAAAGAATCCGCATACACAAAAATCGATGGCGGTAAAATCGCCATGGCAGAAGGCAACAAAACCGGCTCCCGCGTAGAATGCACCGCCGACAGCGCCACGTTTGCAATGACAATCCAAATCGAAGACGGCGTATCCATTAGCACTCAGCAGGCTACAAATCTTGGAAATTCGTGCGATTCCATTTACACCGCATTCAAGACAAGTTGCACGAACTTTTCAAACAGCGAATTTTTTGTACACAACGCTCGTACAAGCAACGGCTGTAAAGACGGAGCTTTCAAAGCCGCATGCGTCATAAACGGAATAGAAGACAGTTCGGCAAAGGCCTTGATTTCTGAATTCAGCGCCGCCGCAGCAACACGCTGTTCCGACATGTCCAAGGGCGCGAAAACATCAACAGGCAGATACGAAACAGCTTTATCATCAGCCAGGGAAGACGATGGTTTCAGTTCGTCATCAAGCTTTATCGAAGAAGAAATCATAATACCACAGCAGCCAATCGATACGATTGTAACTATTGACAGCAGCAAGACCCTTGAAAACTATACTTTGCAGTATGCATCCAGCGCCGAACAGCTCTCTTTTGACAAACATGTGATAGCCTACAACGGTACACCCAGAAGGGCCTGCGTCGAATTCGCGGAACAAAGTTCAGGTGTCAACACAAACGACTTAATCACAAACTACCCCATATTCCAAATCGACACAAACGACATTCCGACTTGTTTCCCGATGACGGCAAAACTAATGAGCGAACAACCGACAGAAAAAGAGTGCCGTTACTTCATGACGCTTTCTATTGACGGGACCCAGCCCACAGGACATGTTCTAAGCAACATTACCAACGACGAACTTGAATTTACAAGTACCTACCCAAGTGGAATGTGCGTCAGGACAAACATGTTCCAATCCGTATACTTCTTAATCGAAGATTGCGACAACGAAATCAACCCAGCAGATCCGCAAACCACCCATAAAACCCTTGAAAGCGAAATCTGGAAATGCGAAGACGGAGAGTCCAGTCCAAGCCCCATCGTGAATTCATACGGGGAATGGTTTAGCGAAAGACTCATCAACGAATAATATTTTCATTTCCCTAAAAAGAAAACGCCCCACTCGGTTAGGAGTGCCGTGAGCAACAAACGTCTGGTATAAACCAGACGTGGTTGCGAGAGCGAGCGCATATCAACTTTTTCCAGCTTTAGCGCGAGCGGTATATAAAAAGCACCCTGCAGAGCAGGGTGCAATTTCTCGCGTGAAGATGAAGCTAAGCTTCAGCTCAATTAAGCAGCCTTCACAGTTTCAACGACCTTAGCAAAAGCTGCCGGATCGGCGACGGCCATATCGGCGAGAACCTTGCGGTTCATCTGGATGTTGGCCTTGGAAAGCTTGTAAATGAACTGGCTGTAGCTGATGCCATATTCGCGGACAGCTGCGTTCAAGCGAGTGATCCACAGAGAGCGGAAGTCACCCTTCTTGTCACGGCGGTGAGCGTAGGCATACTGACCGGCGTGGGCAACGGCGTCAATAGCAAGGCGAAGGTTCGACTTGCGACGGCCATAGAAACCCTTAGCGGCCTTGAGGATGTTTTTGCGGCGTTCGCGGGAAGGAACTCTGGTTTTAGCGCGTGGCATTCTTACACTCCTTATGCAACGACAAGCAGACGCTTGACATGGTAAACATCGACTTTCTTAACGAGAGCGCCCTTACGCAGGTTACGCTTACGCTTCGTGGACATCTTGGCAAGAATGTGGCGCATGCCAGCACGCTTGAACTTGACGTGGCCGGAGCCAGTCAGGCGGAAGCGCTTCTTAGCACCGCTGTGTGTTTTCATCTTAGGCATTTTTACCTCTTTAGGTTATTAAGTTGAAGCCTCACCTGCTGCCATGGGCTCGGTTACGGGCTTTGGTGCCGGGGCCTGCTTCTTGGCAGTGCCTGCACCGCGTTTCGGACCGTAAATCGAGAGCATTGTGTTGCCTTCGACTCGCGAATCCATTTCCAAGTCGCCGTACTGGAGCAAGTCTTCTTTAGCGCGCTCCATCAGGCGTTTGCCGTAGTCCATGTGCGCCATTTCGCGCCCACGGAACTGCATAATAAGCTTGACCTTCATGCCATCCTGCAAGAACTCGGCGGCCTGCTTGATCCTGTACAGGTAGTCGTTCTCGGCAGTCTTCGGGTGCATCTTGATTTCTTTAAGCTTCACCACGTGCTGCTTGGCCTTTGCGGCCTTGGCCTTCTTGATCTGTTCAAACTTGTACTTGCCGTAGTTGATGATACGGCATACAGGCGGCTTAGCATTGGGAGACACTTCCACCAGGTCCAGTCCGGCGTCCTTGGCCATCTGGAGAGCCTGTTTGGTATCCATGATGACGGCCTCGCCATCGTCCTTGACAAGACGGATCGGGGAAATGCGAATGTCTTCGTTAATGCGGGTTCCATCACTCTGTCTGTTCGGCATGCGACGGTCGCGGGGGTTTTGTAACGCCAAGTTAAGCTACCTCTAGGTAAAATTGTTATTGTGGCGCTAAATATAGTTTTTTTAATAAAAAATGCAAGAACTTTTTAATGAACCCCTTTGAAAATAGGCGGATTTTTGTATAATTGGTCTTGCTCGCGGCGGTAGCTCAATGGTAGAGCCTTAGCCTTCCAAGCTAATGGTTGCCGGTTCGATCCCGGTCCGCCGCTCTTAGACCCTTCTTCGGAAGGGTCTTTTTTTTTGTATTAGCCCCACACTGAGGGGCTTTTTGAAGTTACTCAACGAATGTCAGAGGAATGGTAACCTTGCTCTTGTCGTAGTTGCCGCTCG
This window encodes:
- a CDS encoding TIGR02147 family protein — encoded protein: MKSVIEYEDYRLFMNDYYEWKKRTSAFSWREFTKKGGFTSPNYMKLVCEGKSGLSKTGIERAADAMDLIGAEREYFRQLVKFGQSKRDADKKAAYSEMKEIASAHKVRVLEGESVSFYESWKYPVLRELAPMMPGAKPFDIAKACGNAFSAEEIRNALAFLTRAKFLKKTANDTYEQVERSLQMSVAAMPTLVREMHKEMADFAKDAIEKYPVEERNFTGITMGIDDEDYAEILKELEACRKRIISIATAKKGGNRVYRLNMQLFPLTDKVQNIKTSQKK
- the rplT gene encoding 50S ribosomal protein L20 codes for the protein MPRAKTRVPSRERRKNILKAAKGFYGRRKSNLRLAIDAVAHAGQYAYAHRRDKKGDFRSLWITRLNAAVREYGISYSQFIYKLSKANIQMNRKVLADMAVADPAAFAKVVETVKAA
- the rpmI gene encoding 50S ribosomal protein L35, with translation MPKMKTHSGAKKRFRLTGSGHVKFKRAGMRHILAKMSTKRKRNLRKGALVKKVDVYHVKRLLVVA
- the infC gene encoding translation initiation factor IF-3, which gives rise to MALQNPRDRRMPNRQSDGTRINEDIRISPIRLVKDDGEAVIMDTKQALQMAKDAGLDLVEVSPNAKPPVCRIINYGKYKFEQIKKAKAAKAKQHVVKLKEIKMHPKTAENDYLYRIKQAAEFLQDGMKVKLIMQFRGREMAHMDYGKRLMERAKEDLLQYGDLEMDSRVEGNTMLSIYGPKRGAGTAKKQAPAPKPVTEPMAAGEAST